A section of the Streptomyces sp. V3I8 genome encodes:
- a CDS encoding metallopeptidase family protein, with amino-acid sequence MLEMTREEFEELVAEALDRIPPELTRLMDNVAVFVEDEPPADDPELLGLYEGTPLTDRGEWYAGVLPDRITIYREPTLRMCATREEVVAETEVTVVHEIAHHFGIDDARLHALGYG; translated from the coding sequence GTGCTGGAGATGACGCGCGAGGAGTTCGAGGAACTGGTCGCCGAGGCGCTGGACCGGATCCCGCCGGAGCTGACGCGGCTGATGGACAACGTGGCGGTGTTCGTCGAGGACGAGCCGCCCGCCGACGATCCCGAACTGCTCGGGCTCTACGAGGGGACGCCGCTGACCGACCGCGGTGAGTGGTACGCGGGGGTGCTGCCGGACCGGATCACCATCTACCGGGAGCCCACGCTGCGGATGTGCGCCACGCGCGAGGAGGTGGTGGCCGAGACCGAGGTGACGGTGGTGCACGAGATCGCCCACCACTTCGGCATCGACGACGCCCGGCTGCACGCCCTCGGGTACGGCTGA
- a CDS encoding GntR family transcriptional regulator — protein MISLDRDAMTPMYVQLANVLRDRIRRGEIPVGRRLPSQSELEEETGGTVSRRTIKSAIEVLVDEGLVQGVQGKGVFVIALPSKSTD, from the coding sequence ATGATCAGCCTCGACCGGGACGCCATGACGCCGATGTACGTGCAGCTCGCCAACGTGCTGCGCGACCGCATCCGGCGCGGCGAAATCCCGGTAGGCCGGCGCCTGCCGTCCCAGTCCGAGCTCGAGGAAGAGACCGGCGGCACCGTGTCGAGGCGAACCATCAAGAGCGCGATCGAGGTCCTCGTCGACGAAGGCCTCGTCCAGGGCGTGCAGGGGAAGGGCGTGTTCGTGATCGCCCTGCCCAGCAAGAGCACCGACTGA
- a CDS encoding DUF4035 domain-containing protein, producing MRHLLADIGSAELAEWRAYELTFGPLGGARGDVNAATIAAAIVAVNTGKGKRPPTIADFMPRWDGTRIKKTPEELFKQAMAANAALGGRVQVNTDN from the coding sequence GTGCGCCACCTCCTCGCCGACATCGGCTCCGCGGAGCTCGCCGAATGGCGGGCCTACGAGCTGACGTTCGGGCCCCTCGGGGGCGCGCGCGGGGACGTGAACGCCGCCACCATCGCCGCAGCGATCGTCGCCGTGAACACCGGCAAGGGCAAACGGCCCCCCACCATCGCGGACTTCATGCCGCGCTGGGACGGCACCCGCATCAAAAAGACCCCCGAAGAGCTGTTCAAGCAGGCCATGGCCGCCAACGCCGCCCTGGGCGGACGCGTGCAGGTGAACACCGACAACTGA
- a CDS encoding amino acid permease encodes MTDDARVSGLSDEERLAQLGYTQVLARRMSAFSNYAVSFTIISVLSGCLTLYLFGMNTGGPAVITWGWVAVGLMTLFVGLAMAEICSAYPTSAGLYFWAHRLAPPRTAAAWAWFTGWFNVLGQVAVTAGIDFGAASFLGAYLNLQFDFEVTPGRTILLFAGILVLHGLLNTFGVRIVGLLNSVSVWWHVVGVAVIVGALTFAPDHHRSASFVFTEFVNNTGWGSSFYVVLLGLLMAQYTFTGYDASAHMTEETHDAATAGPKGIVQSIWTSWIAGFVLLLGFTFAIQSYEGALDSPTGVPPAQILLDALGATAGKLLLLVVIGAQLFCGMASVTANSRMIYAFSRDGALPYSHLWHSVSPRTRTPVAAVWLAALAALVLGLPYLINVTAYAAVTSIAVIGLYIAYVIPTLLRLRKGEDFQRGPWHLGRWSRPIGIVAVVWVGVITVLFMLPQVSPVTWDTFNYAPVAVLVVLGFAAAWWFASARHWFLNPDHERTRARLAARAGVPEPLDP; translated from the coding sequence ATGACAGATGACGCCAGAGTGAGTGGGCTGTCGGACGAAGAGCGGCTGGCCCAGCTCGGCTACACCCAGGTTCTCGCCCGCCGCATGTCGGCGTTCTCCAACTACGCGGTCTCCTTCACGATCATCTCGGTCCTGTCGGGCTGCCTGACGCTGTACCTGTTCGGCATGAACACCGGCGGGCCCGCCGTGATCACCTGGGGCTGGGTCGCGGTCGGGCTCATGACCCTGTTCGTCGGGCTCGCGATGGCCGAGATCTGTTCGGCGTATCCCACCTCCGCGGGCCTGTACTTCTGGGCCCACCGCCTCGCCCCGCCCCGGACGGCGGCGGCCTGGGCGTGGTTCACGGGGTGGTTCAACGTCCTCGGCCAGGTCGCGGTGACGGCGGGCATCGACTTCGGCGCGGCCTCGTTCCTGGGCGCGTACCTGAACCTGCAGTTCGACTTCGAGGTCACCCCCGGCCGCACGATCCTGCTCTTCGCGGGCATCCTCGTCCTGCACGGCCTGCTGAACACCTTCGGCGTACGCATCGTCGGCCTCCTCAACAGCGTCAGCGTGTGGTGGCACGTCGTGGGTGTCGCGGTCATCGTGGGCGCGCTGACCTTCGCGCCGGACCACCACCGGTCGGCGTCGTTCGTCTTCACCGAGTTCGTGAACAACACGGGCTGGGGCAGCAGCTTCTACGTCGTGCTGCTCGGCCTGCTGATGGCGCAGTACACCTTCACCGGGTACGACGCCTCGGCGCACATGACGGAGGAGACGCACGACGCGGCCACGGCCGGCCCCAAGGGCATCGTCCAGTCCATCTGGACGTCGTGGATAGCGGGCTTCGTGCTCCTGCTCGGCTTCACCTTCGCCATCCAGTCGTACGAAGGCGCCCTCGACTCGCCGACGGGTGTGCCGCCGGCCCAGATCCTGCTGGACGCGCTCGGCGCGACGGCGGGCAAGCTCCTGCTCCTCGTCGTCATCGGCGCACAGCTCTTCTGCGGCATGGCGTCGGTGACCGCCAACTCCCGCATGATCTACGCCTTCTCGCGCGACGGAGCGCTGCCGTACTCGCACCTGTGGCACTCGGTGAGTCCGCGCACCCGCACACCCGTCGCGGCGGTGTGGCTCGCGGCGCTGGCCGCGCTGGTCCTCGGCCTGCCGTACCTGATCAACGTGACCGCGTACGCGGCGGTGACGTCGATCGCGGTGATCGGCCTCTACATCGCGTACGTCATCCCGACGCTGCTGCGGCTGCGCAAGGGCGAGGACTTCCAGCGGGGCCCGTGGCACCTGGGCCGCTGGTCCCGTCCGATCGGCATCGTGGCGGTCGTCTGGGTCGGCGTGATCACGGTCCTCTTCATGCTCCCCCAGGTCTCACCGGTCACCTGGGACACCTTCAACTACGCCCCCGTCGCCGTCCTGGTGGTCCTCGGCTTCGCCGCGGCGTGGTGGTTCGCCTCGGCCCGCCACTGGTTCCTCAACCCGGACCACGAGCGCACCCGCGCCCGCCTGGCGGCCCGCGCCGGCGTCCCGGAGCCACTCGATCCGTGA
- a CDS encoding DEAD/DEAH box helicase encodes MSISSTDHIVVPENEAPDETAAPVAPAADAAPATVEAAAAPEVTFTDLGLPEGVVRKLAQNGVTSPFPIQVATIPDALAGKDILGRGRTGSGKTLSFGLPLLTQLSGGHTEKKKPRGIILTPTRELAMQVADALQPYGDVLGLKMKVVCGGTSMSNQIYALERGVDVLVATPGRLRDIINRGACSLENVQVAVLDEADQMSDLGFLPEVTELLDQIPGGGQRMLFSATMENEISTLVKRYLTNPVTHEVDSAQGNVTTMSHHILIVKPKDKAPVTAAIASRKGRTIIFVRTQLGADRIAEQLCDSGVKADALHGGMTQGARTRVLEDFKKGYVNALVATDVAARGIHVDGIDLVLNVDPAGDHKDYLHRSGRTARAGRSGTVVSLSLPHQRRQLFRQMEDAGVDATRHIIQGGAAFDPEVAEITGARSMTEVQAESAGNAAQQAEREVSQLTKELERAQRRAAELREEADRLIARSARERGEDPETALAEAAAVVEAAAAAVAQEPAAQAAGSAEPVRDEPRQRRDDRGNYERRDNRRDDRPSGGFRRDDRGGDRGGFRRDDRPSGGSGGGFNRDRRDNDRPSGGFNRDRRDDRSSGGFNRDRRDERPSGGFRRDDERGAGRSFERRDDRPSGGFRRDDRRDDRPSGGSGGGFNRDRRDDRPSGGFNRDRREGDRPASGFRRDDRPAGHRGSDRPFNRDRQGDRPTGGGFRSGGHDRPYGRRDDHRGTGSGSGTGSGTGTGSGSGSSFRRDDKPRWKRNG; translated from the coding sequence ATGTCCATTTCCAGTACTGATCACATCGTCGTGCCCGAGAACGAGGCGCCCGACGAGACCGCGGCCCCGGTGGCCCCCGCCGCCGACGCGGCCCCCGCGACCGTCGAGGCCGCTGCGGCGCCCGAGGTCACCTTCACCGACCTCGGTCTCCCCGAGGGCGTCGTCCGCAAGCTCGCGCAGAACGGCGTGACCAGCCCCTTCCCGATCCAGGTCGCGACCATCCCGGACGCCCTGGCCGGCAAGGACATCCTCGGCCGAGGCCGCACCGGCTCCGGCAAGACCCTCTCCTTCGGTCTGCCGCTGCTGACGCAGCTCTCCGGCGGTCACACCGAGAAGAAGAAGCCCCGCGGCATCATCCTCACGCCGACGCGTGAGCTCGCGATGCAGGTCGCGGACGCCCTCCAGCCGTACGGCGACGTCCTCGGCCTGAAGATGAAGGTCGTCTGCGGCGGTACGTCGATGAGCAACCAGATCTACGCCCTGGAGCGCGGCGTCGACGTCCTCGTCGCCACCCCGGGCCGCCTGCGCGACATCATCAACCGCGGCGCCTGCTCGCTGGAGAACGTCCAGGTCGCCGTGCTCGACGAGGCCGACCAGATGTCCGACCTGGGCTTCCTGCCCGAGGTCACCGAGCTGCTCGACCAGATCCCCGGCGGCGGCCAGCGCATGCTGTTCTCGGCCACCATGGAGAACGAGATCTCCACGCTGGTCAAGCGCTACCTGACCAACCCGGTGACGCACGAGGTCGACAGCGCCCAGGGCAACGTCACGACCATGTCGCACCACATCCTCATCGTGAAGCCCAAGGACAAGGCGCCGGTCACCGCCGCGATCGCCTCCCGCAAGGGCCGCACGATCATCTTCGTCCGCACCCAGCTGGGCGCCGACCGCATCGCCGAGCAGCTCTGCGACTCGGGCGTGAAGGCCGACGCGCTGCACGGCGGCATGACGCAGGGCGCCCGCACCCGCGTCCTCGAGGACTTCAAGAAGGGCTACGTCAACGCGCTCGTCGCGACCGACGTCGCCGCCCGCGGCATCCACGTCGACGGCATCGACCTGGTCCTGAACGTGGACCCGGCCGGTGACCACAAGGACTACCTGCACCGCTCCGGCCGTACGGCCCGTGCGGGGCGCAGCGGCACGGTCGTGTCGCTCTCCCTGCCGCACCAGCGCCGGCAGCTCTTCCGCCAGATGGAGGACGCGGGCGTCGACGCCACGCGCCACATCATCCAGGGCGGCGCCGCCTTCGACCCGGAGGTCGCGGAGATCACGGGTGCCCGGTCGATGACCGAGGTCCAGGCCGAGTCCGCGGGCAACGCGGCGCAGCAGGCCGAGCGCGAGGTGTCGCAGCTCACCAAGGAGCTGGAGCGCGCGCAGCGGCGTGCCGCCGAGCTGCGCGAGGAGGCCGACCGGCTGATCGCGCGGTCCGCGCGTGAGCGTGGCGAGGACCCGGAGACCGCGCTGGCCGAGGCCGCCGCCGTCGTCGAGGCCGCCGCGGCGGCCGTGGCGCAGGAGCCGGCGGCGCAGGCCGCCGGCAGCGCCGAGCCGGTGCGCGACGAGCCGCGCCAGCGTCGTGACGACCGTGGCAACTACGAGCGTCGTGACAACCGTCGCGACGACCGCCCGTCCGGTGGTTTCCGCCGTGACGACCGCGGTGGCGACCGTGGCGGCTTCCGCCGCGACGACCGTCCCTCGGGCGGCTCCGGTGGCGGCTTCAACCGCGACCGCCGCGACAACGACCGTCCGTCGGGCGGTTTCAACCGTGACCGCCGTGACGACCGTTCGTCCGGTGGCTTCAACCGTGACCGCCGTGACGAGCGTCCCTCGGGCGGCTTCCGCCGGGACGACGAGCGTGGCGCCGGCCGTTCCTTCGAGCGTCGTGACGACCGTCCGTCCGGTGGCTTCCGCCGCGACGACCGCCGCGACGACCGTCCCTCGGGCGGCTCCGGTGGCGGCTTCAACCGCGACCGCCGCGACGACCGCCCCTCGGGCGGCTTCAACCGTGACCGCCGCGAGGGCGACCGTCCGGCGAGCGGCTTCCGCCGTGACGACCGTCCGGCCGGCCACCGGGGCAGCGACCGTCCGTTCAACCGTGACCGCCAGGGCGACCGTCCCACCGGTGGTGGCTTCCGCTCCGGCGGCCACGACCGTCCGTACGGCCGTCGTGACGACCACCGCGGCACCGGCTCGGGCTCCGGCACCGGCTCCGGCACCGGCACCGGTTCGGGCTCCGGCTCGTCCTTCCGCCGCGACGACAAGCCCCGCTGGAAGCGCAACGGCTGA
- a CDS encoding dihydrofolate reductase family protein: MDQLLRVMNFSVSSDGIGAGEHQSLESPFGDVDPGRLFAWAGATASWPMRTDPGGSRGLDDYFTRDFARNIGAEIMGRNKFGPQRGPWHDHDWCGWWGDEPPFHTPVFVMTHHERPPVTLSDTTFHFVDADPATVLGQAREAARGQDVRLGGGVTTIRQFLDAGLVDTLHVAVSPVELGSGLRLWESPDELTDRFHLEVVPSASGVTHHLFWRK, encoded by the coding sequence GTGGACCAGCTGTTGAGAGTCATGAACTTCAGCGTCTCGAGCGACGGCATCGGTGCCGGTGAGCACCAGAGCCTCGAAAGCCCGTTCGGCGACGTGGACCCCGGGAGGCTGTTCGCCTGGGCCGGCGCCACGGCGAGCTGGCCCATGCGCACCGACCCCGGAGGCAGCCGCGGCCTCGACGACTACTTCACACGGGACTTCGCACGCAACATCGGCGCCGAGATCATGGGCCGCAACAAGTTCGGTCCCCAGCGCGGGCCCTGGCACGACCACGACTGGTGCGGCTGGTGGGGTGACGAGCCCCCCTTCCACACGCCGGTGTTCGTCATGACCCACCACGAACGTCCTCCGGTCACGCTCTCGGACACCACGTTCCACTTCGTCGACGCCGACCCCGCCACGGTCCTCGGACAGGCGCGGGAGGCGGCGCGGGGCCAGGACGTCCGACTCGGCGGCGGGGTCACCACCATCCGGCAGTTCCTCGACGCCGGCCTCGTCGACACCCTGCACGTGGCCGTCTCACCGGTGGAACTCGGTTCCGGGCTCCGGCTCTGGGAGTCCCCCGACGAGTTGACGGACCGATTCCACCTCGAGGTCGTGCCCAGCGCCAGTGGTGTCACGCACCACCTGTTCTGGCGGAAGTGA
- a CDS encoding phage tail tube protein, with amino-acid sequence MAGLDAFGTQLLRGDGATPTETFSPLANVTEITPPGIERETYDVTAHDSEDGWREFIGGLKDGGEVEIEINYDPREHDSLVSDFNDAVPRSYKCVWPGTLGEWGFKAILTGFEPEAPHDDKLAASAKFKVSGKPVITTGV; translated from the coding sequence ATGGCTGGTCTGGACGCTTTCGGCACCCAGCTGCTGCGCGGCGACGGTGCCACCCCGACCGAGACGTTCTCGCCGCTCGCCAACGTCACGGAGATCACCCCGCCGGGCATCGAGCGCGAGACCTACGACGTCACCGCGCACGACAGCGAGGACGGATGGCGCGAGTTCATCGGCGGCCTGAAGGACGGCGGGGAAGTCGAGATCGAGATCAACTACGACCCCCGCGAACACGACTCGCTGGTCTCCGACTTCAACGACGCGGTGCCCCGCAGCTACAAGTGCGTGTGGCCCGGCACGCTCGGAGAGTGGGGCTTCAAGGCGATCCTGACCGGCTTCGAGCCCGAGGCCCCGCACGATGACAAGCTGGCCGCGAGCGCCAAGTTCAAGGTGTCCGGCAAACCGGTCATCACCACCGGCGTCTGA
- a CDS encoding DUF3168 domain-containing protein, protein MTSGLWPLQQAVYGKLTGHAPLMALVRGVYDEVPEAVAHPYVSIGSITENVDDAHNQRGLSASVVLHIWSKYRGFKEAAGILVQLDAALDRVPLAVAGFKDISIAHDQHTQVRDPDPDIRHINVSYRVWLTKA, encoded by the coding sequence GTGACGTCCGGCCTGTGGCCTCTGCAGCAGGCGGTGTACGGCAAGCTCACCGGGCACGCCCCGCTGATGGCCCTCGTGAGGGGCGTCTACGACGAGGTCCCGGAGGCCGTCGCCCACCCCTACGTGTCGATCGGCTCCATCACGGAGAACGTCGACGACGCCCACAACCAGCGCGGTCTGTCCGCCTCCGTGGTGCTGCACATCTGGTCGAAGTACAGGGGCTTCAAGGAGGCCGCCGGGATCCTCGTGCAGCTGGACGCCGCCCTGGACCGCGTCCCGCTGGCGGTAGCCGGCTTCAAGGACATCTCGATCGCCCACGACCAGCACACCCAGGTCCGCGACCCGGACCCCGACATCAGGCACATCAACGTCAGCTATCGCGTGTGGCTGACCAAAGCGTAA
- a CDS encoding HK97-gp10 family putative phage morphogenesis protein: MARGIRIDGLGNALRAVARVPEAMKQARADTLREWADAVQGTAEDRVPRDKGNLWQALDQRVNEGYGRADVGVWDPDQMEYAYYVEKGTSSMNDQPYLLPAFNEHRAQVTRTYRAAFRRHMGGA, translated from the coding sequence ATGGCCCGGGGCATCCGCATCGACGGCCTCGGCAACGCGCTGCGCGCCGTCGCGCGCGTGCCCGAGGCGATGAAGCAGGCCCGCGCCGACACCCTGCGCGAGTGGGCCGACGCCGTCCAGGGCACCGCCGAGGACCGGGTGCCGCGCGACAAGGGCAACCTGTGGCAGGCCCTGGACCAGCGCGTGAATGAGGGCTACGGGCGCGCGGATGTCGGCGTGTGGGACCCCGACCAGATGGAGTACGCCTACTACGTGGAGAAGGGCACCAGCTCCATGAACGATCAGCCCTACCTCCTGCCCGCGTTCAACGAACACCGCGCCCAGGTCACCCGCACCTACCGGGCCGCGTTCCGCCGGCACATGGGAGGCGCCTGA
- a CDS encoding head-tail adaptor protein codes for MSRIGRLLNRKVPVWRATTSDDGGGGQETAWAQVGTPRARMSQPTARERQAADQSESQLDETWYFAPDADVRRGDELRPPGRVVEVFAVFEPSEPGTYLRADCTVRQPTTGS; via the coding sequence ATGAGCCGCATCGGGCGCCTGCTCAACCGCAAGGTGCCCGTCTGGCGGGCCACGACCAGCGACGACGGGGGCGGCGGCCAGGAAACCGCCTGGGCGCAGGTCGGCACCCCGCGCGCGCGTATGTCGCAGCCGACCGCGCGCGAGCGCCAGGCCGCTGACCAGTCCGAGTCGCAGCTCGATGAGACCTGGTACTTCGCCCCGGACGCCGACGTGCGCCGCGGCGACGAACTGCGCCCGCCCGGGCGCGTCGTCGAGGTGTTCGCCGTGTTCGAGCCGTCCGAGCCCGGCACCTATCTGCGCGCGGACTGCACGGTCCGCCAGCCCACCACCGGAAGCTGA
- a CDS encoding helix-turn-helix domain-containing protein: MGRVQELPDDDTWITDHRRTIGARIRAERERQKLTQEQVILAGRIDRVTIWRVETGEDVKLSTLMKIARVLDVPLADLVR; this comes from the coding sequence GTGGGGCGAGTGCAAGAGCTGCCCGACGATGACACCTGGATCACCGACCACCGCCGAACCATCGGCGCCCGTATCCGTGCTGAGCGAGAGCGGCAGAAGCTCACCCAGGAACAGGTCATCCTCGCCGGACGTATCGACCGCGTGACCATCTGGCGTGTCGAGACCGGGGAAGACGTGAAGCTCTCCACGCTGATGAAGATCGCCCGCGTCCTCGACGTTCCACTCGCTGACCTCGTGCGGTGA
- a CDS encoding right-handed parallel beta-helix repeat-containing protein, which translates to MTTPFERWQPGMDITAARLEAMNAGRASYMVTNFGADSSGTASASPGIQLALNAARDLGGAQVVVPPGVYLIGATLRIYGNTRLTLMAGAEFRRNVAGTMLLNGDPGQSFGGYTGHSRIVIEGGLWNMRGTTVGLTGSAMCISIGHATDVVIRDLEIRDTPGFHGIELNSTTHGSISGCQFRGYVDPGGRDFSEAVQVDLAKSVGVFGGFGPYDHTPCEDVSISGCHFGASGTAGTTAWPRGVGSHSATITRWHRRIRVTDCSFEGILQYAVSAYNWEDVVIANNTFVSCGSGVRIRTVILSDPEDTKDTTGASTGASQNMRNITVTGNSFRGGGSYDEPIIALGETSGTVLNLSVTGNTIDGSSGGQNGIRMQNVSRATVGDNVVANVNGTGISTEDCNNLVVSSNVVWTPAAHGITLINTSHSTVIGNQTRDTGNNGLLLQGGNDLHMRNNYVRSPGRAANATYYGIRASTSATSLSFSGNKVRGNGSGNEARHGLSISGTCSLIQRYGNDWRGPWTGAAAPDGAAGIGVNIETGVTGDSTTATDLST; encoded by the coding sequence GTGACGACGCCGTTCGAAAGATGGCAGCCCGGTATGGACATCACCGCCGCGCGGCTGGAGGCGATGAACGCAGGCCGCGCCTCGTACATGGTCACGAATTTCGGCGCGGACTCCTCGGGGACGGCCAGCGCCTCCCCGGGGATCCAGCTCGCCCTGAACGCCGCCCGGGACTTGGGCGGCGCGCAGGTCGTCGTGCCCCCCGGGGTGTACCTGATCGGCGCCACGCTGCGGATCTACGGCAACACGCGCCTCACGCTCATGGCTGGGGCCGAGTTCCGGCGAAACGTCGCCGGGACGATGCTCCTCAACGGCGACCCGGGGCAGAGTTTCGGCGGGTACACCGGGCACTCGCGGATCGTCATCGAGGGCGGCCTGTGGAACATGAGGGGGACCACGGTCGGTCTGACGGGCAGCGCGATGTGCATCTCCATCGGGCACGCCACGGACGTCGTCATCAGGGATCTGGAGATCCGGGACACGCCCGGCTTCCACGGGATCGAGCTCAACTCGACGACGCACGGCAGCATCTCCGGCTGCCAGTTCCGCGGCTACGTCGACCCCGGTGGCAGGGATTTCAGCGAGGCCGTGCAGGTCGACCTCGCCAAGAGCGTCGGGGTCTTCGGAGGCTTCGGACCCTACGACCACACGCCGTGCGAGGACGTCAGCATCTCTGGCTGCCACTTCGGCGCGTCCGGCACGGCGGGGACCACCGCGTGGCCGCGCGGAGTCGGCTCCCACTCGGCGACGATCACGCGCTGGCACCGCCGGATCCGTGTCACCGACTGCAGTTTCGAGGGGATCCTCCAGTACGCGGTGTCCGCGTACAACTGGGAGGACGTGGTGATCGCGAACAACACGTTCGTGTCCTGCGGCTCCGGGGTGAGGATCCGGACCGTGATCCTGTCCGACCCGGAGGACACGAAGGACACCACCGGCGCGTCCACGGGCGCCTCGCAGAACATGCGGAACATCACCGTCACCGGCAACAGCTTCCGGGGCGGCGGCAGCTACGACGAGCCGATCATCGCGCTCGGCGAGACGTCGGGAACGGTCCTCAACCTGTCGGTCACCGGCAACACCATCGACGGGAGCAGCGGCGGCCAGAACGGCATCCGCATGCAGAACGTCTCCCGGGCGACGGTCGGCGACAACGTGGTCGCCAACGTCAACGGGACCGGCATCAGTACGGAGGACTGCAACAACCTCGTCGTGAGCAGCAACGTGGTGTGGACGCCCGCCGCCCACGGGATCACCCTCATCAACACCTCACACTCCACGGTGATCGGCAATCAGACGCGCGACACCGGCAACAACGGCCTGCTCCTCCAGGGCGGCAACGACCTGCACATGCGCAACAACTACGTGCGCTCGCCCGGCCGGGCCGCCAACGCCACGTACTACGGGATCAGGGCGTCGACCAGCGCGACCTCGCTGTCCTTCTCCGGGAACAAAGTCAGGGGCAACGGGTCGGGCAACGAAGCCAGGCACGGCCTGTCGATCTCCGGCACGTGCTCGCTGATCCAGCGGTACGGCAACGACTGGCGCGGCCCCTGGACCGGCGCCGCGGCCCCGGACGGCGCCGCCGGCATCGGCGTCAACATCGAGACGGGCGTGACCGGCGACTCCACCACGGCCACCGACCTCTCCACCTGA
- a CDS encoding LysM peptidoglycan-binding domain-containing protein translates to MRARVKARLAPAVTYTVREGDTLWSIAAAKLGAGSRFAEIKTLNGLKGDTLSVGQVLKLPKK, encoded by the coding sequence ATGCGGGCCCGGGTGAAGGCCCGCCTCGCCCCGGCCGTGACGTACACGGTCCGCGAGGGGGACACGCTCTGGTCGATCGCCGCGGCCAAGCTCGGCGCGGGCTCCCGCTTCGCCGAGATCAAGACCCTCAACGGACTCAAGGGCGACACGCTCAGCGTCGGCCAGGTCCTCAAGCTCCCCAAGAAGTGA
- a CDS encoding holin — translation MASASAPIETKVKAGSAVAYLASLAGLAVLGGVTNDPSLIGGMPDALEPFVLALVPAAATWIAGWAAPHTPRTDV, via the coding sequence ATGGCATCTGCATCCGCTCCCATCGAGACGAAGGTCAAGGCCGGCAGCGCGGTCGCCTACCTGGCCAGCCTCGCCGGGCTCGCCGTCCTCGGCGGCGTCACCAACGACCCGTCGCTCATCGGCGGTATGCCGGACGCGCTGGAGCCGTTCGTCCTCGCCCTGGTCCCGGCCGCCGCAACCTGGATCGCCGGGTGGGCGGCGCCGCATACGCCGCGCACGGACGTCTGA